Below is a genomic region from Populus trichocarpa isolate Nisqually-1 chromosome 15, P.trichocarpa_v4.1, whole genome shotgun sequence.
ATTTTCCCCtgaagtaaaaatttataaaaggaaaatttcaataatttcaataaactaaccaaattaacataaataaatatttaagttaatactaacATTGAACCTTGAAAACTATGCATAGACCTGCGGTTTTCATTTAgaatgtttggaaacctggctcaattgaaacaatgaaattttcatcaataatttaaagTTCAATGTTATTGTTCTCGCAACCTCAATGTTTATAAAcctaaaattgtatttgttagataaaattattttttaaaaaattattaaacatgttgtTGTGTAAGCAAaataaacttacattgaaaggttgtCCTTTGATTGGGTCTCGTACTTGCGGTTAAATGGATCCTGCTGTGAAGGGACCCCCCGATATTCTAGTATCGCACTCGACGAGCTTGCATCGTGAGTTGATGCCCGTGCTTCAAGCGTTTGTTCTTGGTCGGCAAAGATACGGGGATGATTCTTTGACCCATCCGAATATCGATCTGGATTTGTGGTTAGAGGCAGGATCGTCCGGTGGACCAGATAAAAATCAGGTGTACGAACTCTTTAACACTACGACTGAGAATTTATGAATGGCCTGTAGTGTTTCGACCATTGGATGCTCACAATCGATTCCGAGCACTTAAAATCTGGAGTTCGTGGCGATGTACCAATGAGTATAAACTCGGACGACCCATCTTAATAAAAATGTGAACGATTCACTGCTGATTATGAAGAACTATGTCGattggtaatggagatgagatgaCAGATGGGTGGTACATGTGCACCCCCTAATTGGCCTCACGATCCTGGCAACGACCAGCCTCTTCCAGCGTCAtatctattttagatttattgtatttgaacatacaaatatttaaatttgtaataaatatttgaattttatattattttaattattttctacttctgttcaatatatatttttaaaaaaatatttttaaaatattactgacgTGGTTACCGACGAAACAACTCCgttggtatattccagagaaagttggaaaagaattactgcaaatcTCACTGTTATTGTTAACTCGCCGGCataattacatatatattatgttgGTGATATATTATCTTTACCGATGAATATATCGatggacaaataaaaatattgattgcaTTACATACGGTTTTTCTGTtggtaatatattaaatttaccgATAGAGATACCGATagaatgaaatatatcattttttttagcatgtttTGTCCGTTTATAAATTCATCTGTATTTTTATTACTGATGAACTCATCGATAAACTTTAAATTACtgacaaaagtttttttaaggattatttctatttatatgaATCCGTCTTTAATATGTGTGCCAATTTACTATGAgtgtaaatattgaaaaaaaagttcataaatAGTAGTGATGTCACATGCTATACGTAGATGCCATACGTAGATAAGTAGGGAGGACATGTTCTTCATAGTTTCCCTCCCCCCATTAAATCAACCTTTACAAAAAGACTTCCATCTGTCATCCGATGGAATGAGAAAGGAATCTCTCTTCTCCAAAGGAAGCTATTATTTATATGGCAATAATTAAGAGTCCTAGCCACAAACTGAGAGGAACccaaataataattagattatttatCCCTCATTGTTTCCAAAGCAAGCTTCACAAGCTTATTTATTGATTCACTTAGTTAATCCAGATATTGTCTTATTTGTCCAACGAGAGGGGCTACAGTAGTAAGTTCAGAGAGTAGTCATGGGTAGCCAACATGGGAACAACAACTCCCTCTGTGAGAAGTCAATGAAGATGGTGGTAAACATCATAAAACTGTCTTCCTTTTCTATTGCTAAGATGAGTCTGGGAACACCTAGTCCTCCAGTTGCCACCAAAAGCCTTGCCCATGTGACAGGCTCGGTTGTGGTTGCTAAAGAACCATTACTGTCTCAAATTCCAGGAAGTCGAAGGTCCCAAGAGCCACAGGGAAGCTCAGAGCCAAAATCATTTGTGATGCAGCCGGATGAGGGGAATGGTTCTTCGCATGTGATCCACGAAGACAATAGTGTTATTAATGGGAGGGCTTCTGATTATATCAGAAAGGTACATGAGAAAAACCGCAATGATGCACTTGAGACGTCAAAACTCACTCCATACATACCACCTCCTCCGCCACGAGCAGTGAAGTCGCTATCTTAATTAACCTgtgtttttcagtgttttcttGTTATCATTTAATGTTTGGCTAGAATAAACTGCCAAATAAGATAATAGAACAAAGTACTGGATCTTTCATATTATCCTTTGCTTGCTTGTGTTAGTGATACTGATCAGTGTATTCTGAAGTACAGATTCCCTCTTGTGTTTGTTGTATGCTTTCCTTCTTCCTCACGGGAAAGGGGTCAGGGTTGAACCGGAGCTTATATCCTAGTATGGCAAAAAACTTTTTGTGCCTGTGTACTGTGTAGGATGCATATCCATTTAATGGCTCATCAATATTTGTGTGGCATCCTCTAAAGAAACACGGATGCCTGTAAAATATGCTTTCATATTATTGCTGGGTGTCATGATGGGATCTTTTAACAACATGCTAGATACCTGGTTAGTTTATAATCATGCAAcggcttatttttttttttttaaaaaaaaagagaatcatGCGATTTGtcatgaaagaaaatcaagcagCTTCTTCTGTGGGGAGAAGCATACCAGTTATTTCAATAAAAGTTGAAGATGACTTTGATTGTGCTGTGAGACCATATGTATTTTCGTGCCTGCTTAAATGTCACAGCACGGGTTTATCAGGAGTCTGAAGATGAGCTCtgagagttggaaaataaccTGGCCAGCCTATTCACTTGATCAGGAGAAGTGATGGATGATTTGAGTGAGGGATGATGTACTAATCCTAGTACttggtggtgttgctgctgATCTGAGCACCACTTTGGCAGTTATTCTGCTGTGAAACTGGAAACAAGTAAGAAGAATAACAATCATGCATGCGATGCCTAGCTATAtctttgattgaattaaaaaaccCCACAATCAATTATTAATGCAGAGAAGCTgataagattttaattattcattCAAGGGAAAGGGTATTTCTTTAGGAGTACTCACCTTGTTGATCACGCGAATAGCAGCAGACCAAGGGAGAGAGATCTGGAATCCAATACTTATTCACTTTTTGAGCTATGTATTCAAAAGGAGCTTTATATATGTCGTGGCAGTGAGTCGTGTAGTGTAATGGGGAGGGCATATATTTTCCGTGTGAACAAAGCCAATCATCTTGAAAATCTGTCTCAGATAGTTGAAATATGATCTTTTTATTCATAGCTTTTCTCTTCCAACATTACATCTTTTAGTGGAGTCCATAAAAGGTTGCGACAATCTCCTTGAGGATAGGCAGGCAGCCAGCGAGTGCAGATTCTTTTCCATAAGATCATTAACAAGCTCTCCTTTTCTTTGTAGCAGATGCACTGTGGACTTGTTGTGTGCACtgaatgtgttttttctttctttttttcttttttaatttcacccttttaAGATAACATTTAGGACCAATTTTAAGTTATATTGTTAAGGGAggccaaaattaaaagacagaggaatgaaataaaataaaaaagtgagtAAAATGGGTGGTGGTTTCACGGTTTCTGCAAAGAATTTCATTCacatccttttagttttttaatgatatCTTTTCAGTccctcaaaatttcaaaaattcaatttttatacaaaattttatttcctttatttaCCAATCcctaaaaagagaaaagataaagaatggTTCGATTCTGATTCTAACCATGTAAAAAGTCAATATTAGTGTCCACAAGTTCCATTAAACGAGAAGAGTTTAgcttatatgttattttatcttgaaattgCCTGAAAAAATATATCTGATCTTGGAAAATTTTTGGGtttctagttaaatttttttggaccaatattttggttgttttaagACTTTAAGAGGTTTATACGAGTTTCTAGAttgttttataggttttttaaaataaaaaagggttgaaaaataaaattttgaggtTAAAAACCACAAACAATGACCTTGGGTTGAGAGAAATTAGAGATGCAAATCATAGGTTGTTTGTCATCGCTTACATGTAAAAACTTAGTTGGGCAAAGAACATATCATCTGTTCAGCCATTTatgactttttaatatttttatatatattttaaaaaaataatttgatttgtaACTAATTATACTCTAATGCCATagcatccttttccttttcctctagCAATGAAGGGAAAGAAAATGTTGTTGCCTCTTTAAAGCAAATTCCTTGAAATACTGAAGGTCCTGTATGGAAAACAAGCTCTAATGTTTTTCCACgagattgatttttctttttatttaaaaaaataatattcaaacactattaatttaaaagctaaaataaatcTCACTACTTAGTTATAGAAGTGATTAgaggtatttaaaaaaactgattaatcaagaaaactaaaaaaaaccggtaaaaaattaattgaaaaaaccgaatcaaaatgaaaaactaattaaactaatttttaaaactataaaatcttatcggttcggtttagttttggttttacaGCTAAAACCAGTGAACCAAACCAAATCAAACCAACACCTTTCAATCCTACAGTTAACCTCACCCTCATGACGTTACACGAAAAGTCACCGCCCATACAAGAGACTGTTTTTTGCcctcttcctttccctttcaatTTTCATCCCCTCTGCCCCTGCATCTGTCTCTTCTCTAGCCGAACAAAAACCCACATCTACATCCTTCACTTCTGCGCAAGCCGTTGCGAATCTTGCGATCCTCCTCCTCTATTCTCGCATCACAAGGAGAGGGCTCCTCCATTAGAGAAAAGACGGCAAGGTAAAGTTTATCCCGATGTTAATTCTGGCCTTCGTGTGCTTGTAGCATTTGTTTCAAACTTTCATACTTCTTTGGCCTTCCTATTACTACTTCCTCGCTCTCACCTCTGCTTCTCCTTTTTCTATCCTCTTGCAGCTAGGGTTTCTGCATCTTTCTTCAGGTTCGTCCCCCTCTCCACCGccctctctcctttctcttgTTTCAGTCATGCCTTTTGTCTTATTCGATTTTCTCCGACACATCATCACTAGTACTACTGATGCTCTGTTGATTTGTGTTGATAGAGTTCTTGATTGCTTTGTTTAGCATTGTTAACTTTAATGTGGTTTTGATCTGTATTATCAGCTATCAATCTGTTTTATCTTGATTGCTAGTGCCTTTTATTTGCCTTGAAGATTCATATACGAAGATCTATTAGcttataattcatctatatgaTTTTAGCATTTTGTTGCTGTTTTATGGATAGACTTGAGTTGGTAGAAGCTTGTTCAACTATCAATTCTGGCAGTATGGCTGATGTAGTGGGACAATGGATAGGTTACAAAGTTCGCTGCAATGTGAAATCATGGTTGTCGGGTGTTATGTTAGCTTTATAATAAGTTCAAGTTTACTGTTGATTTTGttagcttcatgatttattgaatttttagacATTGATTGCTCTGTTCAGTTTAAATTATTGTGTGTTTTTGCAAAACCTTTTCCATGGAAATATTCGATTTTCATGTATGATCTGCTATAAACCATTGGTCCATTACAGTGTAATTATATGAACCAAACATGATGCTGAACTTCTGCTTGATTCACCAGAAggcttttttcttgcttttgcaTCAACTGGCAGAAATGAATAGTGGGCAATTGGGCAGAATAGTGggcttttttcttgcttttgcaaTTGGAAATAATTCAGATACTGctaattaaaaatgcaatccaaataatttcataaaaagaaaagaatgaataaAATCACCATCCACATGGGAAGGatatatgtatgtgtgtgtaatCGAAGAAGAAAAATTTCAGATACTGCTAATTCACTAATGCAACTAAGCAAAACAGATCAGACTtagatcaaattaataataaacacaaaaatctGATCGaaagtttcaaaattcaaaactaccAAAATCACATCTCAGAAACCCTAATCTTAGAAATAGATTTGCAGATTTCACAAAAAAACACGATAAATCCACCAATGAAACGGAATCAGTTGAGCTTAATAATTCTcgataatcaataaataaaaacgaATGAAACATGgatgaataaataaaaggattgattaGATCTGAACCAATAATTACTAGTTGCATAACGTACAAACAAATCCAATTGTGTGTTCGAGATTCAGACCTGCGGATGATCGATCTCAAAACGATGCTGTTATTGGATCGAAGGAGCTCTGCATGTcacaaataaattcattttgtaGAACTCCTTCGATCCAATAACGACATCATTTTGATATCGATCATCCGCAGGTCTGAATCTTGAACACACAATTGGATTTGTTTGTACGTTATGCAGTTAGTAATTGTTGGTTCAGATCtaatcaatccttttatttattcatcCATGTTTCATTcgtttttctttattgattatCGAGAATTATTAAGCTCAACTGATTCCGTTTCATTGGTggatttatcatgttttttcgTGAAATCTATTTCTAAGATTAGGGTTTTTGAGATGTGATTTTGGTAATTTTGAAACTTTCGATCagatttttgtgtttattattaatttgatctaAATCTGTTTTGCTTAGTTGTATTAGTGAATTAGCAGTATctgaattttttcttcttcgatTAGGTATACATATATCCTTCCCATGTGGATGGTGATTTTAttcattcttttccttttatgaaattatttggaTTGCATTTTTTGGGCAACGAACAACAAAATTTTGCTTGActcttttttgggttttcttggtAGGAGAAAAGAACAGTTTTGATTACAAAATGCCTTCTCAAAAAATTGAAACTGGTCATGAGGACACTGTCCATGATGTGGCAATGGATTACTATGGAAAGCGGATTGCAACTGCCTCATCGGatcattcaatcaaaataattggGGTTAACAACAATACTTCTCAACATCTTGCAAATCTGACCGGGCACCAAGGCCCAGTTTGGCAAGTAGCATGGGCTCACCCGAAATTTGGTTCTTTACTTGCTTCTTGCTCTTATGATGGCCGAGTCATAATATGGAAGGAGGGTAATCAGAATGACTGGACCCAGGCTCATGTTTTTGAGGATCACAAATCATCTGTCAATTCCATTGCTTGGGCACCTCATGAACTGGGGCTTTCTTTGGCATGTGGTTCATCTGATGGGAATATTTCTGTTTTTACTGCTCGTGCTGATGGCAACTGGGACACATCAAGGATTGATCAAGCTCACCCGGTTGGTGTAACCTCTGTTTCATGGGCTCCATCCACTGCACCTGGTGCCCTTGTTGGTTCTGGTTTGCTTGACCCTGTGCAGAAGCTTTGTTCAGGTGGCTGTGATAATACTGTCAAAGTGTGGAAACTTTACAACGGGAACTGGAAGCTGGACTGTTTTCCAGCTCTCAACATGCATACTGATTGGGTGAGGGATGTTGCTTGGGCACCCAACTTGGGCCTTCCCAAATCTACCATTGCTAGTGTCTCACAGGATGGGAAGGTTATTATATGGACTGTGGCGAAGGAAGGTGATCAATGGGAAGGTAAGGTTTTACATGACTTCAAGGCTCCTGTCTGGAGGGTCTCCTGGTCCCTAACTGGAAACATACTGGCTGTTGCTGATGGGAACAACAATGTCACGTTGTGGAAAGAAGCTGTAGATGGGGAATGGCAACAGGTGACAACTGTTGATGCCTAGGACTTGTGATCTTAAAGCTTTTACTTGTAAAGCTAGATCGTGCTTTGATTCCATGATAATCCAATGCTTTGGAGCTCTTATCCCTTTAACACCTCTCCCCACCCCTGAAcatttattctatattttttattattgtgttcGATAATTCTGGATGCCGATTTTTGAACTTAAGTCTCGATTATTATGTGCAATTGGTAACATTTTTTCTTACTTGGATGCATGGAATATCActgtttggttattattttcTCTTGCTAGATGGATATCTTGACAACATTGTTGGAAGAGTATTATTTTATTGCTGTTCCCCTTCGTTCACCTATACATTTGCTACTTCATTTTGGCCATATGTTTGATTAGCCAGAATTTGACACCATGTTACGATTTTCGCGTAgtaaatttgttttgtaaaaaatagttaagagGTAGAAACCAAAGCTGAGGATTGTGATGATATTCTTGTTCAAGGTTCTTGAGTAATGTCAAATGGACTTGTATATTGATACAGATGGCTGATCTATAAGTGTGATGGTTATTTGGGTCACTCACTTGTGTATGAACCATAACCAGAGTTTGGGTTTTAATGGATCATCCAACAGTTTTAGATGTACAGTTGTTTGTCTATGGTAGGGGTgttaaaaaaaccgattaatataaaataaaaaaaaactgattaaaaattaaccgagaaaaccgaaccgaaatgaaaaactgattaaactgatttttaaaaccataaattttaatagGTCTGGTTCCGTTTTGATTTTGAACCAGAAACCGAAACAAATTGAACTGGACCAACAAAAAGCCAAAAGTTGAAAAAACCTGTGAGGAATAAATAGTTAAATTCTAACCTAACCCAAACAATTAACATCACCTCCATGCCCCTCACAAAaagccgccgccgccgccttACCCCAGAGAAATTTTCAATCTTcctctcaattaattctcaatcttcctttcccaatttctctttcaattttcaaCTGCTCTGTCGTCTGTGTTTGTCTCCATCTAAATTCTAGCCAAACACAAACCCACATCTCCATCTCCCTagcttttcctttccttcctttccctttcaatTTTCCTCCACTTTGCCCCCTGCATCTGTCTCTTCTCTAGTCGAACAAAAACTCACATCTTCATCTCCTTGGCTTCTCTCTTCACTTTTgaacaaaaatccaaacaaaacagAACCCACAATAACCAAAAGCTGCTTCTGTACAAGCTAGTTGGTTTCCTTCCATTACTAATGTTTTGAATGAGTCACATGGGAGAAGAAGAATGAAGAGATTATTGCCAAGGTCACAAACTGGAGCACTGGGAACAACACCTTTCTCTGAGGAGCCCACAACATACTCCTTTGAAGAGCCTTCTGGGCAAGGcaagcatgaaaacaaaatccaagCCACTAAATGCTAAGAAAATCCCAGTTGAAAAGGATGGCCTCGCAGCTAAAGATAACGGTGCtttgcttaaaaaaattcaaaaaaacccattaatttgATAATCAGGTTTCCCagtttttaagcaaaaaaactgaatttaatGGAACCAAACTGGTTCGGTTTGAATCGGAATTTGGTTCAGTTtggtttgaattttcaaaaatttaagttgcttggttcggttggtttttgtggttcaaaccgaaccgaactgaaccgtGAACAGGCCTAGACCTTACAATGTCTAATAAAATGGTttagtttaattatataataaaaaaaacaatgacagtAAATGTattgaatttaaagaaaaaaagtgataataatgacttaaaaataatgattgctaataaataaataaataaattatgaagctgaATTTCAAGATAactaaatgttaaaaaacaagataaaaaaataaaaaataacaccaaaaaaagCTCTAAATTAATTTGAGTCAGCATTACAAACTCATGACTCAGGTAATGAGGTCGAGCcatcctcataaaaaacaaataaaaaaataaagaagctcaatctttaataaatccaatgttgaaggctgaaattgaaaaaagatcggtgtaaaacaaataattaatggcAATCCAGCCTAACATTTCATATTCGTGACTCGGGATcaccacattgaaaaaaactacgaagctcaattcttaagcaatctaatgttgaaggctgaaattgaaaaaagatcagtgtaaaacaaataattaatggcAATCCAGCCTAACATTTCATATTCGTGACTCGGGATcatcacattgaaaaaaactacgaagctcaattcttaagcaatctaatgttaaaggataaaattaaaaaaaaaataattaaaaaaaaggatctaaagggaaaaaaaatagattaaaagaatgaggaacaaatttgacataagagcaaaataaaatacaatgatataAAAGCCCAAAACCAATCTGAGTTAGCATGGAAAATTCACGGAAAACTCATGATCTGGATCATGAGGTCTGGTTTTactcataaaaaaaccaaaaataataaggaagcttagttttcaataaactcaatgttgaaggatgatattgaaaaaacaatagtgtaaaaaatattttaaaaaaatttcaatgtcAATATAGGTTAACATTTTATATTCATGACATGTCATAAAACCTGGATCACCACACTGAAAACAATTacgaagctcaattcttaataaatttaatgcggaagcatgaaattgaataaagaaaaccaatttcaaaaaacaaaccatggagaaaaaaaataattaaaagaataaggatcaaatttgacataaaaataaaatgatgagcgttgagattgaaaaaaataataattaaaaaaaggatttaaagaaaataaatagtaatgaaaagaataagtataaaaattgatataaaaattaaatagaaccAAATGGTaatggatgaaaatgaaaaaaaaaaacaaaaaaaagagttaaaaaaataaaaagcaataaaaagaatgaagactataattgaaataaaaaaacaatttgaggacaacttttaattttagttgGTTCAACATGATTATCgaggaaagaagagaaaaaagagaggggaaaaaaattcaatatcagCAAAACCACCATGACTCACCGCACACTCGCTGCCTTATAGAATTTGTCGACACTCGACATTTCAAATGACATGGCAGCCAGAGATATTTGGCTATTATAAGATGCACCTAAAGaaacatcaatcaatcaataatagaaaattatatggaactaaaaaaaataaataaaacaaagttttagACCAAACCGTAATAACCTAAAAGAGTAGgaccaaattaagaaaaataaattaagggaCCAAATGGAAATTTTGTGTACctttttgaaaagtttgtatttttatattaattttgatccttcatctttcattattttttaataataacctaaaactctattttgtaaatttgatctttaatttaatattggaaTGTtgtatttcaatatatttaagtGCATAGTAGCCTAGCATTGAtcatttgctttctatttttctattattgattgattgattgatgactAATGCTAATTATTATCATGATTTCAATCTCCATAATACAACTCCATGCTCAGTATATGCATCTGTGGGTGTACAGACTAAGGATCTATATGGTATGATATTACTGTGTTATGTTGTTATATTGCATTGTAATGTGTTGTggagtaaaaataatatttaataaataattaaaaacagatAGTACTTTTATTATCTGAGAAATTTGTGGATGATTTGCATTATGGATATGATTATAGGAGTTTTTtctattgagtttttattttccaagaGAATTCATAGGTTTGTGTTGATCTTGTAAATTGCAAGGAAAGAAAATTTAGATTGAATCTTTTTATTGCATTTAACACATTGGTTCCTGTTCAGTGTAAGAAATTTCATAAAGACAAAAGTCATTGCTAAAGAATCTGAACAATAGGCATCTAGAATTATTTCTCTGTAAATTTTGCTAACAAACACTTTGTCTTAGATGATATGAGGAGTTATTTCTTTTGAATAAAGACAAATGATGGAGATTTTTGTGTCACGCATGATGTTAATTGGCAAATCTATCTCTTAGATCGAGGGGTTTTTAAGATGTATTAGggattgtaaaattataattttgaagggTTGCTACCTAGTATCATGgttattagaaaatttattggCCCGCAAGAGTCTGGATAAGGAGACTAGTTGTGCATGGAAAATAtgcatcacccctagtgcactATACGTGTGATAAACTATATTGATAATcgattgttttattaaatcatatttttatttgttgatctGTCTAAGACTTAGGACATATCCTCTTCGGTAAAGAGGTCTATGCCTTATTagattaaaacataattattttaaagctCAAATTCAATGTTATATTTATTCATACTTTGTATCATTAATACTCGAGTATatattttacaatgtaatttataccctcaaatattaaattttacatTTAGTTCCTAAcatttatctttattaatttatttaatttaatattgtaaatatgcattacatcataaaattcataccctgaatattaattaaacaaattaacttttgtg
It encodes:
- the LOC7474864 gene encoding protein transport protein SEC13 homolog B; translated protein: MPSQKIETGHEDTVHDVAMDYYGKRIATASSDHSIKIIGVNNNTSQHLANLTGHQGPVWQVAWAHPKFGSLLASCSYDGRVIIWKEGNQNDWTQAHVFEDHKSSVNSIAWAPHELGLSLACGSSDGNISVFTARADGNWDTSRIDQAHPVGVTSVSWAPSTAPGALVGSGLLDPVQKLCSGGCDNTVKVWKLYNGNWKLDCFPALNMHTDWVRDVAWAPNLGLPKSTIASVSQDGKVIIWTVAKEGDQWEGKVLHDFKAPVWRVSWSLTGNILAVADGNNNVTLWKEAVDGEWQQVTTVDA